A stretch of the Corylus avellana chromosome ca6, CavTom2PMs-1.0 genome encodes the following:
- the LOC132185250 gene encoding uncharacterized protein LOC132185250 → MPEEESFQVRSLHSKHSCGRKYRNTIVNSTWIANKLIDKFRVQPNMPLEVIQHEVKDKWRVDVNPTMMYRARRKAKQKLYGNLEGQYRRLWDYCETLRHTNSGSCVLMKGFLEGCRPFIGVDGCFLKGPFKGQLLSAVGRDENNMYPIAFAVVEAETKDSWIWFLETLISDPGTYARHARPTFISDRQKVLCLLLRLLCQWLIIGYVLGIYMPTLETFGGHRGLALKEQLWAAASSYTEYAFNDHMEELKKMNTNAYEYLSNVDPSGWCRAWFSDYSKCDLLVNNIYECFNSYILKARDKPILTMLEMIGKKLMRRYQAKREGIEKLIGKLCPRIATKLEAIGLEAVNCIAQYAGDSMFEVTCLDNRQFVVDLSRMRCGCRQWELTGIPCPHAVAAILYDCGDPEDYVDECFTIAVYKKAYAPIIYPMPSEEQWIKTSHDKLEPPIGRVAPGRPKKQRKRGLDKSKDPKNPDRMRKFGARMKCGKCNGVGHNKRSCPTNRSETSNSRIVLCVQSQRVGSRTPKVTKGKQKVGEKRGQPTNGGGLCGPQQKSTVFKHIKKKGISNRKAATSVGGAHSKRKVINIPQLVDERDHTPPPGFGYERR, encoded by the exons ATGCCTGAGGAAGAATCATTTCAGGTGAGATCTTTACACTCTAAGCACAGTTGTGGTCGGAAATACAGAAATACAATAGTCAACTCCACTTGGATTGCGAACAAGCTAATTGACAAGTTTAGGGTTCAGCCCAACATGCCTTTGGAAGTAATCCAACATGAAGTGAAAGACAAATGGCGTGTGGATGTCAATCCAACTATGATGTACAGAGCTAGGAGGAAGGCCAAGCAAAAGTTATATGGGAATCTTGAGGGCCAATATCGGAGGTTGTGGGACTATTGTGAAACATTGAGGCATACTAACAGTGGAAGCTGTGTTCTGATGAAA GGCTTTCTAGAGGGTTGCCGGCCTTTCATAGGGGTAGATGGGTGCTTCCTAAAAGGACCATTCAAGGGCCAACTCCTGTCTGCAGTTGGAAGAGATGAGAACAACATGTATCCAATTGCTTTCGCGGTTGTCGAAGCTGAGACGAAAGACAGTTGGATTTGGTTCCTTGAAACACTCATTTCTGATCCTGGTACCTATGCTAGGCATGCTAGGCCTACATTCATTTCAGATCGGCAGAAG gtCTTATGCCTGCTTTTGAGGTTGTTGTGCCAATGGCTGATCATAGGATATGTGTTAGGCATCTATATGCCAACTTTAGAGACATTTGGGGGGCATCGAGGGTTGGCATTGAAGGAACAATTATGGGCTGCAGCGTCTTCATACACAGAATATGCTTTCAATGATCATATGgaagagttgaagaaaatgaacaCAAACGCCTATGAGTATTTGAGTAATGTTGACCCTAGCGGGTGGTGTAGGGCATGGTTTAGTGACTACTCAAAATGCGACCTACTAGTGAACAACATCTATGAGTGTTTCAACTCATACATTTTAAAGGCTCGTGACAAGCCCATATTGACGATGTTGGAGATGATAGGGAAGAAGCTGATGAGAAGATATCAAGCTAAGAGGGAAGGGATAGAGAAATTGATTGGGAAGTTATGCCCTAGGATTGCTACAAAGTTGGAAGCAATTGGGTTGGAAGCAGTGAATTGCATTGCGCAGTATGCTGGTGATTCAATGTTTGAAGTTACTTGTTTGGATAATAGACAATTTGTCGTAGACCTCAGTAGAATGAGGTGTGGTTGCAGGCAGTGGGAACTTACTGGAATTCCATGTCCCCATGCAGTGGCCGCTATACTTTATGATTGTGGGGATCCAGAGGATTATGTTGATGAATGCTTTACTATAGCAGTGTACAAGAAAGCATATGCTCCAATTATATATCCAATGCCTAGTGAGGAACAGTGGATCAAAACGAGTCATGATAAATTGGAGCCTCCGATAGGCCGAGTTGCTCCTGGTAGGCCAAAGAAGCAAAGGAAAAGGGGTCTGGATAAGAGTAAAGACCCCAAAAATCCAGACCGGATGAGAAAATTTGGAGCTAGAATGAAATGTGGGAAGTGTAATGGCGTTGGTCACAATAAAAGGTCATGTCCAACGAATAGAAGTGAAACATCCAACAGCAGGATA GTGTTATGTGTGCAGTCACAAAGGGTTGGTTCAAGGACACCTAAAGTGACCAAAGGCAAACAAAAGGTTGGGGAGAAA AGGGGTCAGCCGACAAATGGTGGTGGACTATGTGGTCCACAACAAAAATCTACAGTTTTTAAG cATATAAAGAAGAAGGGCATATCCAACAGGAAAGCGGCTACAAGTGTTGGTGGTGCACATTCCAAGAGGAAGGTAATCAACATCCCACAACTTGTTGATGAGCGAGACCACACACCGCCCCCTGGATTTGGTTATGAAAGAAGATAA